TTGTCCCAAAATCTTTTGTAACCTCAAAATGGCATAAATACCAAAATTGGTATTTCGTGTTTTGACCCAACagttataaaatgatcattatgatatgtaagttttgttttgtgcttaataaaacgaaaaaaagaagttatttaaagggaATGGAGAAATGTTATACGGGTATGTGGTCATCTAGATGTTAAGAATCTTAAGGGAGATGGTTATACTTTTActatattttataaagataacagtttttgaatatgtttatttttgataaaaagtagaaataaaatacattgtaaagACAGAAAACTATCCTCATTTACaggaagaaagaaaaaagaagaggGCTGAGGAGGAAGAAAAGAGAAGACGGGAGAAGGAACGAAGAAGGTTGGAGGCTGAAAAAAGAAAAGGTCCAAAAACCCCAAACTTCACAATTGTAAAGAAAGAGGGAGGTGATGAAACTGAAGaggtaagtgttgtttttttttttgtccacgTAAAGAATACAGAACTTTGTCAGTTAACAATTTAACTTTGGCCTTTGACAGTGAATTATAGACTCGCATGTCTTAAGAGTTAGCACAGCGAGTTTACACTAATCTGTTATACTCTGGTATATACAATCAGGTTGAGGGTAAACAGACTGTCTTTACCTAAGTCAACACAGATTCAGCTGATAATCAGGTTCACCAACAAGCACTcaaatgaaccgcgccatgagaaaaccaacatagtgcgtttgtgaccagcatggatccagaccagtctgtgcatccgcagagaaaccgttagctaacagcatggatcctgaccagactgcgcggatgcgcaggctgatctggatccatgctggtcgcaaatgcactatgttggttttctcttggtgcaTCTCAAATATGCTTTTACTCATTATTTACTCTGGAGGTTGAACAGAATCTAAGTACACACTCTTTCAGCCTGTACTTACGTGCACTCTGTTTACTACAAATTACTTTTAGCTCACCAAAGCACAACATGcacagggtgagctattgtgataacTCGCTGTCAGTGTCCATACCGCTCATGCCCATTAACCATTTCCTTCAAGCAACATCTCCACTGAAATTTTGTGGAAGACGATGAAAGGCTTTGACGTTTCTTGGGAAtcccttgttttgtttttaaaaagtttaacagaaatgttccttgagtgaccctctaccaagagtattcaaattattctgatttgtcaaaaaaatggcTGCTAGAGAcatgatcacttttccctatataaataaaGAGCACCTGTTAACAAAGACCTTGTTGACAAAGTAATAATTATTCTGTTCTTTTATAGTAAGATTTTCTTCAAAATGTCACAGGAATAACAACTTATGGAAGCATTTAGTTCAGAAAATGTTTCTCTGGAGTTAATTGATAGTCACAAAACattattccaaatattttaaaagcataACAAATTCACAAAATATACTAGATGTTTACAATTTTATCTACTCACCTCCCTAAACTGAACTGATAAATCTCACCATTTTAAAGAGGATGGTTAGTGACTCTTCTAAATCTGTCATTTAAATACTCACAGGAGGAGAAGAAATCTCCACAAAAGACAAAAGAGGAGCTGGAGAAGGCTAAGAAAGCTGCCCTCGCCTCGAGGATAACACCCCTCGCTGACATCTCCAGCATGAGTACTGACCAGCTGACCGAGATTGCCAAAGATTTACATGAACAGATCAGAAAACTTGTCACGTACATGTATGACACGGAGGAAAGGTTCAAGAGACAGCAGTATGATGTAAGTTATAGTGTAGATTCTGTGTTTCTGATGGCAGCCTTATCCAAGTTGTTAACctgccaaaattttaaaatggactggtctatcattcagtttgggcagtaccatttattattcgaagggctattcaatgaaaatttattgactgagtagcgaacagtacagaccatgatcagcctgcactggtcgcaaaggcagaatcacttgccaatagcaggctaaaggttaagtatatGTGACTTGTAACTGGTTTGATTACATACACTTTTTTAAACACTGTTAAGTTACACTGGAACATCAAACATCGAATTTTTCCATATTAAGATGTTAATTTGATATCAGTTGTGTTCATTTTAGCATGCTATCATGTTAAATGTTTCAGTACTGATGATTTAGGTAAAATAAAAGGTGTAAATAAGAATGTGATAAAAAGATTGTTAGCTTTACAGTGAGGTGTTTGCGCTTGTTCTTTCACAGAGCTTAGGGAAGGTAGATGGTTCTATCTAAGTCCCTgtctgtaatgaaataatgcccagagaagcccctggggtctttctccagcATCAGAAGCCAGAAAATTGCCATATATGACCTAAGTTCTATTGGTgtggtgttaaacccaacaaaaacaaaagatgcTCGTTCACaaagaacttgtgcatatttctcaatgcaaatgTAATAGCCAATTAATATTTTTGGAAACAGTGCTTGTTAATACTCACGCCTAAGTTGTGGGTCATACATGAGTATTAGGAAACATAAAACCATCAAACTTCATGAAGTTTGCTCCTTaaattaattatgccccccttcgaagaaggaggggtatattgttttgcaaatgttggtcggtcagtcggtcggaatgtagaccaatccgtttccagatgataactcaagaacacttgggcctaggatcatgaaagttgatagggaggttggtcatcaccagcagattacccctattgattttgaggtctgtatgtcaaaggtcaaggtcacagtgacccagaatagtaaaacggtttccagatgataactcaagaacacttgggcctaggatcatgaaagttgatagggaggttggtaatgaccagcagatgacccctattgattttgaggtcagtatgttaaaggtcaaggtcacagtgaccctgaacagtaaaacggtttccagatgataacttgatattttgtaatgtagcatcatttagtggttctctaccaagtttgttcaaattatcactctagggtcaaatatggccccgccccaggggtcatatggttcatatagacttatgtagggaaaaacttagaatcttcatgtccataacttacatcattcaaatttggaccacatgtatagttttgagtggcaagatgaaccttgacatgagttgaccttgatcttgacctagtgacctactttcacatttctgtagctacagccttcaaatttggaccacatgcacaggtttgtgtaccgaaaaaaacttcgaccttgatcttgacctagtgacctactttcacatttttgaaggtacaggcttcaaatttggaccacatgcatagttttttgttccaaaataaaatttgaccttgattttgacctagtgacctaatttcacttttctcaagctacagccttcatatttgaaccacaagcatagttttgtgtactgaaatgaactttgatcttgagattgacctagtgacctactttcacatttctgaaggtacaggcttcaaatttggaccacttgcatagttttgtgttccgaaataaaatttgaccttgattttgacctagtgacctacttccacatttctcaagctacagccttcaaatttggaccgcatgcatatttttgtgttctgaattgaaatttgacattgatttttacctattacctactttcacatttctcaagctacagcctccaaatttgaagcacatgcatagttctgtctaccgaaatgaactttgaccttgaaattgatctagtgacttgctttcacatttctcaaatcacagctttcaaatttggaccacatacacattgttttgtaccgaaatgaaatttgaccttgattttgaccttgagctagtcttgaaatttggaacattcgaaaatggctcagtggatggcgccaagatcactctgtaatctcttgttaggttaataggttaaaggtcaaggtcagattaaaccagaatggtagaactttaatttacagtgagcatataatttctgttccttgtgcaattactgaatgcatcaaggggggcattccgtgttcgacgagctcttgtttctcaTTTAGTTCTtaaacaagaaatttattttgcaCAATTGCTTTCAGATTGTGGAGTTACAGGAGAGAGCAAGGGCCATGAGCAAAACGTAAGTCGGCACactgaatactgtgaaatcatttaatttcgtgggcatgaaatttcgtggttttggtcaaaacggcaatttcatgtccccatttcatggggatatgaaatcatggattacaacttttgaacataaagtgaatggggattttacatgttcgttgggattaaatttcgtggattgactcaaccacgaaatccacgaaaattaatcccccactaatattaatgattttacagtatcattCTGATTTTAGTCACTGTATGATGTTTCTGTAGCTCGAAGATTTTTGCATCTTAACCAATTACTAGTAATTAATTGAAAACCTAATTATTAGAATGCCAGATGATGTTTTATGGGCAGCATCATGCACATTGTGTCTGCACAATAACTTGTAGGGATTGAGATTGAACTGAAACTTGGTCTATAGGTAGCTTATCATAAGAgcaaggttgggattgtatataGGGCCATTGGAATTGGAGTTGAGGTCACTGTTGCTAAACAGAAGAAGTGTCTGCTTAGTAACTTATTCAGACAAATTAAATTGGATGAAAGTTAGGCTATAAAAAAGCTTATGTTCTTACCACAGATGGAATTACACATGGGGCCAATGAGGTCAAAGtcgttgtttcttaaaatagaaacactGTTTGGTCTCCAAAGCTTAAGTTTGCATCAGTATGGTAGCTTAAAGTAAATCCAATTTAAGGTTACAATTGCGTATTGGATAAGTGTAGTTGAGGTCATTgttcaaaagataaaattataacCTTTTCAATTAGGCTTATTGTATGGCTATGAATCACAGTTTGTGACAGCTTTAgttgtttaattttatatatggAATATTGACTTCCTGCGTGCCACGTGCTTAGTGGGATTAATTTACCCTTTAATTGAACTTatacttttcttttacagaaagAAGAAGGGAATTTCAAGTATTCAAGTCGATGACTCGTAAGTAACACAACTGTAGTTTAAAGTCCAAATTTTGATtagaaaaaattatacaaaaaatttattcattttaaaaacctTATGCTATGGatacataaatattatatatgtttaaatccAATTTTCCACAGTCTCATTAGAGAAAATAATGGGATTCAGATGTAAAAATAAGTGTTTGGTATAAATTGGAATTTAGCAGGCTATATAATCCAATTCATATTAAACTGGTACAGGGCACCAGTTGAATTTGATTATTGGTTATCTGTTACTACCCTGTATTTGAATTCGTTTATTTAAGATTTATAACAATGTGCTGATTGTGTTTATAGATATGACAGAATGAATGACAGATTTTCCAACGCTCCTGTAAGTATTAACATAACTCTCTGCATCATTTACTATATACTTCTTGTCAATTGTAATAAgagaatttttttcttgttattcttTGACTGAACAAACAAAGAGTTGCAACTGCTCAGTTTGCGCTGTATGTGGAGTACAGGATATCAAATCCGAATGTTGATTTGAATGTTTGAATATCAGGCAGTGCAAGTTCTCTGTAATGATTAACTAACAGATGAAATATCTTGGGCCATTTGTACCCATCTCTTGATTCAGGTGGAGAAGTTGTTGGTTACTTGCACAGAATTGCTACTGGTAAGGAAAGCGGAACACatttgagccgagccatgagaaaaccaacaaagtgggtttgcgaccagcatggatccagaccagcctgcgcatccgcgcagactggtcaggatccatgctgttcacttttaaagcctattgggattggagaaacctttagcaaacagcatggatcctgaccagactgcgcggatgcgcaggctggtctggatccatgctggtcgcaaacccactatgttggttttctcatggcacggctcattttaggTTGACTGTCTCGGTATCTCTACtgtaaatgaaatactgttggaaaaagactttaagagattttttaaattatttgtggGAGGGGACAATTTTTCAAAATCTagattaaaaatgagaaagttatgaacatttcaatAATGGCAGCCATTGTGTTGCCATTGCAACATTAAACAAAGTgatagatttattaaatttctgaaCTGTATTTCATTAGTTCTAGAAAAAATCTACTTTTCcaactataatgaaagaaattaccatctGAAACTCAAGAAACATTAGAAATTAATCTGTTTGAAAGtgtattttctaaacaaaaaattCAGCAGTGGCTAAATGATGACATGAAAACGTAATAAATGGCTGCCACCATGTTCAGcaatttcataaaattcaaaCTGCCATTCTTTTTCAATAATGCATTGAtttctttcagtgttatgaaGGGCACAAGAATGCcttgatataattattattaacttATTTTCCTTGCCTTTTATGATCATTGATGCAAGTTTTGTCATCCTCATTCTCTTGCTTATAATTGCATTTGATTAAAACATTTGTAATTCCtaaataccgtattttcccgtattaaggcCCCCTCTCtcattaacgccccccacccgttttggagggaaaaaaagtcaacaagaacgaaaaaaaaaatcacctacctcatttttataagtcagcataataagtaatttacagtatgtatccaatgtattaagaaataaacacttttaaacagtccatgtaccgtaaatccaaaacgtttatacttagtacggtacgtatccaatcatcaaatagaaaattaaatggtaaattcatttttgatttgtttttgcaccacccgcgcacaagcttcctgtcgactttaaacaaatttgcggcaaagtgttaatcttttcttcggcagttttaataacttttaatttaaaagctggcacataagcagcgtgtcaaaccactggcattgtgtattgctacccgcatgtactaaggaaaatattatcggagtacacagctgtttgggtatgatgacgtaatgtgtaatgtcgcgagcgtgtcacggaatacatgaagtaccgtatttaaatgcataattttaagacacaatgcattaaggggacgcatattgctacattcacagttcatacagcaatgcggaaggggtgcatattcaagaaatcgatggtgggaaaataaaaaacatattcctaaactgatataatactgatggacacctgtaatattcagtattttgtggataaggatgtggtactatgaatgtaataggaaaacaaaggtctttgtgaaagtacattcaacacaaaatattaagcttttgtataaggaaaaaacaggttttttacaataacagtgttccaaataatgttgaagggatgagattttctttctaacacacaaggtttgcttaaacatgtaaaaatttaacgccatgtcagttcagctcgggatggacgccatatttctcattgataaaaaatgtaaacaaaaaaatcagagtgggattagcattgcaagggcataacatgacattctacacaatgaataccttagaacagatatctaagatgctacacaggtcaggcgggttaaatgcataatggcgatcacttgaaattcatcttgaaaaggtggttaattttagtttgtttacatggtttttaattttcccacgacttctcggcgattcactgcaaatgtattactgcgccggacgaaagttAACTCTAATAAATAACGGGAGACAACTTACGtgtatgactttttttttaaaaaaacatgtcgatgattataatttcttatcaaataatgaatcctattcagatattcgtctttaatattagaaaactattaatttctgtggacatttgtcaaaaaatattacttacattggactactttgcgcatcaaactggtttccgcttcagttgtgaggcacttccgttatactttttgacaacaataacaaaacataaaatgaatcaatagtcacttataaaccgactgctacttaaatcagtgtaagtaaagttgttgttacaacattatacatgttcgttacgttatgagataaagtttatcttgaactgcataatccattaattacgtttagatgatattgcatttacaacttatttgaccccattttttacgtgaatgacagcattctcgtgcaactcgtgcaaacagaattatgaaaagtatggtggagaattcaaggacaaattataaatgacattaaagtgaggataactgtatattcgtccagttttgatcattgacatgcctgctgtgtattagtaacttttgtgaacaagattagaatgttacttttgcacatatacacattgattggacctctcaaccaaatttcataccttattttagggatttttaagacaatacattttcaaaagtttgttaaatgtgttttgatatttaaatgcattgtagttcatgaataccaagttaaaaattaataatggcaacatttctaggcccttattgtaagccactagacttctgtaacgataaatgtttaatgtattaaggggaatattctcttttagttttggaatgtggcattccttgaccaccatatcttttcttatgcactactttgtaaacaaactaaataatgtgttttagcttacatatgcgaaatgaaaagcaatacagtgaccatatttcacattctttctttaaattagaatctgtaggacattgataaatgtttggacaaggtgaagcactattattttcgcaccaaaaagtcttaattgttgactttgaatgtacacaagaagtcttatgtaattcaacaataactttcttgtttcagttttctcatttttattttagtgagcaatcctttgtgtacttataacagttgaaacagtatccatttcatgtaccaaaaccttgtacttttttgcaggtaaattttatcataccccacccacttttttctaatttcaaagtatgcgtccccttaaattggatgccaaa
This Mercenaria mercenaria strain notata chromosome 17, MADL_Memer_1, whole genome shotgun sequence DNA region includes the following protein-coding sequences:
- the LOC123537158 gene encoding troponin T, skeletal muscle-like isoform X5, whose protein sequence is MEEYKAMRQAEKEKESGDIEELKRKRKERQAERAEEEKRLAEQRREEEARRKVEEEERKKKRAEEEEKRRREKERRRLEAEKRKGPKTPNFTIVKKEGGDETEEEEKKSPQKTKEELEKAKKAALASRITPLADISSMSTDQLTEIAKDLHEQIRKLVTYMYDTEERFKRQQYDIVELQERARAMSKTKKKGISSIQVDDSYDRMNDRFSNAPPKILLCSKYERHTDDRSFDQRYKLYEDLSADKPLPELLRLQAFGPDRAYDDY
- the LOC123537158 gene encoding troponin T, skeletal muscle-like isoform X1, producing MSDTEDQGQAGEEGETFHTFEEQQKRKEQKLADEMEEYKAMRQAEKEKESGDIEELKRKRKERQAERAEEEKRLAEQRREEEARRKVEEEERKKKRAEEEEKRRREKERRRLEAEKRKGPKTPNFTIVKKEGGDETEEEEKKSPQKTKEELEKAKKAALASRITPLADISSMSTDQLTEIAKDLHEQIRKLVTYMYDTEERFKRQQYDIVELQERARAMSKTKKKGISSIQVDDSYDRMNDRFSNAPPKILLCSKYERHTDDRSFDQRYKLYEDLSADKPLPELLRLQAFGPDRAYDDY
- the LOC123537158 gene encoding troponin T, skeletal muscle-like isoform X3; protein product: MSDTEDQGETFHTFEEQQKRKEQKLADEMEEYKAMRQAEKEKESGDIEELKRKRKERQAERAEEEKRLAEQRREEEARRKVEEEERKKKRAEEEEKRRREKERRRLEAEKRKGPKTPNFTIVKKEGGDETEEEEKKSPQKTKEELEKAKKAALASRITPLADISSMSTDQLTEIAKDLHEQIRKLVTYMYDTEERFKRQQYDIVELQERARAMSKTKKKGISSIQVDDSYDRMNDRFSNAPPKILLCSKYERHTDDRSFDQRYKLYEDLSADKPLPELLRLQAFGPDRAYDDY
- the LOC123537158 gene encoding troponin T, skeletal muscle-like isoform X4, which codes for MSDTEDQGQAGEEGETFHTFEEQQKRKEQKLADEMEEYKAMRQAEKEKESGDIEELKRKRKERQAERAEEEKRLAEQRREEEARRKVEEEERKKKRAEEEEKRRREKERRRLEAEKRKGPKTPNFTIVKKEGGDETEEEEKKSPQKTKEELEKAKKAALASRITPLADISSMSTDQLTEIAKDLHEQIRKLVTYMYDTEERFKRQQYDIVELQERARAMSKTKKKGISSIQVDDSYDRMNDRFSNAPPKILVANKYEANLDRRTWKEKLDSFGKEDIDITLKTYYAFA
- the LOC123537158 gene encoding troponin T, skeletal muscle-like isoform X2 — protein: MSDTEDQGQAGEEGETFHTFEEQQKRKEQKLADEMEEYKAMRQAEKEKESGDIEELKRKRKERQAERAEEEKRLAEQRREEEARRKVEEEERKKKRAEEEEKRRREKERRRLEAEKRKGPKTPNFTIVKKEGGDETEEEEKKSPQKTKEELEKAKKAALASRITPLADISSMSTDQLTEIAKDLHEQIRKLVTYMYDTEERFKRQQYDIVELQERARAMSKTKKKGISSIQVDDSYDRMNDRFSNAPPKILVANKYEANLDRRTWKEKLDSFGKEDLVDVSKIYNDYIETYNYLTGGY